Within the Acidimicrobiia bacterium genome, the region GGTACATCACCGCGACGCGATCGGCGACGTTCCACGCGAGCCCGAGGTCGTGCGTGACGACGAGGATCGCGACACCGGTCTCGTCGACGAGCCCGCGCATCAGCTTCAGGATCTCGCCGCGCACGGACGCGTCGAGGCTCGACACCGGTTCGTCGGCGACGAGCAGCCGCGGTTCGAGCACCATCGCGCCCGCGATCACGACGCGCTGGCGCTGACCGCCCGACACCTCGTGCGGGTACAGGCCGACGAACCGTTCCGGCGGACGCAGTCCCGCGCGCGACAGCGCGCGGGCGACGAGCTGCTCCTCGTCGTGCCCGCCCCGCTTGTGCACGCGCAAGCCTTCGGCCACGGCTTCGTAGATCGTCTGGCGCGGGTTGAGCGCGCCCGTGGGATCCTGGAACACCATCTGCACGCGGCTGCGGTACTCGTGCAGACCGCCGCCGCGACGTCCGAGAATCGGCCGCCCTTCGTAGCGGACCTCGCCCTGCACCGGTTTCTCGAGGCCCATGATCGTGCGCGCCAGCGTCGTCTTGCCGCACCCGGACTCGCCGACGAGCGCGACGACCTCGCCCTCGCGCACGTCGAGACTCACGCCGTCGACCGCGCGCGCGGGAGCGTTGCGCTTCGCGGCGCGCCCGCGCGCGCCGAAGTGCACGTGCAGGTCCTCGACCTCCAGCAACGGGGAGCCGCTCACCGCTTCCCCCGGCTCCGTGGTACTGCGTTACCGGCGTATAGCCGGTTAACGCAGTACCACTGACTCGTGTTCACGCGTCGGCTCCGACCTTCACGCACGCGGCGCGGCGGCCGGCACCGACGGGGGTCAACCGCACGTCGGTCGATGCGCAGCGG harbors:
- a CDS encoding ABC transporter ATP-binding protein; this translates as MHVHFGARGRAAKRNAPARAVDGVSLDVREGEVVALVGESGCGKTTLARTIMGLEKPVQGEVRYEGRPILGRRGGGLHEYRSRVQMVFQDPTGALNPRQTIYEAVAEGLRVHKRGGHDEEQLVARALSRAGLRPPERFVGLYPHEVSGGQRQRVVIAGAMVLEPRLLVADEPVSSLDASVRGEILKLMRGLVDETGVAILVVTHDLGLAWNVADRVAVMYLGRIVELGPTEQILESPKHPYTRALLSVVPETRRVEQQILQGETPDPKRIPSGCRFHPRCPLVAEGESERLGIAARCIAEDPVLHDVGPAQVAACHAASAASRSAASS